A single window of Nicotiana sylvestris chromosome 5, ASM39365v2, whole genome shotgun sequence DNA harbors:
- the LOC138869005 gene encoding uncharacterized protein — MDPLKYIFQNPIPTEKLAKWQILLSEFDIIYVTQKVVKGRALADHLAKNTIGGEYEPLKTYFPDKEVSFVGEDIAEAYNGWRIFFDGAANFKGVGIRVVLVSYTCQHYLVSTKLRFPYTNNKVEYEAYIMGLNLAIDMNIQELLVIGDSDLLVHQVQGEWLQKTLRYYHTCTMCKN, encoded by the coding sequence atggatcctctgaagtacatatttcagaatcCTATTCCTACCGAGAagttggccaagtggcaaatattgctgagtgagttcgatatcatctacgtaactcagaaggtAGTCAAAGGACGAGcgttggcagaccatcttgctaaaAATACTATAGGAGGTGAATACGAACcattaaaaacgtattttcctgataaagaagtgtcattcgtaggagaggacattgctgaagcctacaacggttggagaatatttttcgatggagctgcaaatttcaaaggagtgggtattaGAGTGGTCTTAGTGTCATATACATgtcaacattatctggtatcCACAAAGCTTAGGTTTCCATACACCAACAATAAGGTAGAATATGAGGCTTACATCATGGGACTCAATTTGGCCATCGacatgaatatacaagagttgctggtaattggtgattcggatcttctagtacatcaagttcaaggagaaTGGCTACAAAAAACACTAAGATACTACCATACCTGTACCATGTGCAAGAACTGA